CGTTTAACCATATCTTCCGCCAACTTGATATCAATGCGGCCTATGTGGAAGGCGACAGCTTTCACCGCTACACCCGGGCAGAAATGGAAGTGATGATCCGCAAGGCCAAGGCCGAGAATCGTGACATCAGTTATTTTGGCCCCGAGGCCAATGATTTTGGCCGCCTGGAAAAGTGTTTTGCCGATTACAGTGCCACCGGCCAGGGTGAGACCCGCAGTTACCTGCACACCTTCGATGAAGCCGTGCCCTTTAACCAAATGCCCGGCACCTTCACCCAGTGGCGTCCATTGCCCGCCGACACCGACATGCTGTTTTATGAAGGCCTGCACGGTGGTGTGGTAACCAACGAGCACAATGTAGCCGAGCACGTTGACCTGCTGATTGGCATGGTGCCCATTGTCAACCTGGAGTGGATCCAAAAAATCATTCGCGACACCTCAGAGCGAGGCCACAGCCGCGAGAAAGTGATGAACTCCATCGTGCGTTCCATGGATGATTACATCAACCATATGACGCCACAGTTTTCCCGCACCCACATCAACTTTCAGCGGGTACCCACGGTGGATACCTCCAACCCCTTTTCGGCCAAAGCCATTCCGAGCCTCGACGAAAGTTTTGTGGTGATCCGTTTTCGCGGCATTAACAATGTGGACTTTCCGTATTACCTGTCGATGTTGCAGGGCAGCTTTATGTCGCGTATGAACACCATGGTGGTTCCCGGCGGCAAGATGTCGCTGGCCATGGAACTTATCCTGACACCGCTTATCAAGGCGCTGAAAGAAAAGCGCGAAGCCCTGCATAACGGTGATAATTGTTAACCGGCAGCATGAACGTAAAAATTTTACTTTTAACCGTGATTTCAGTTTCTATTAAGTGACACCAATTATTCTGTGTCTCGTCGGAATTTCAGGCGAAATAACGATAGTTGACATACTCTTGGGAGTGGATTCCCCCATCTTGATCTGTTCGCTCCCTTGAGTATGTCAGCGACCCTAACCAATCTTTTTCCGTTGCTCACCCTTCTTTTTTACGTGTCTGGCACCTTGCCCTGACCCAATAAAAAACCCGGACTTTGCCGGGCTTTCTTTTATCTACTGATTGCTTCAGGGCTGAAGCGGGATCACTTCACGGTAGGGCTTGCCCTGCTGATAATGTTGCAGTCGCTGATGAAACTCCTCTGCCTTGATGTCGGCCTGCTTTTTCAGCTCCAATGCCGAGATGGCTTTCTCCTGCACGGCAACGGCCCGGTTGAAGTCGCCCTGCTCTGCGTAAGCGGCCGCCAGGTTATCCAGATTGGTTGGGTCATTGGCATCGTTTTCCAACAGTTTCAGCGCCAGAGTCACGGCCTTGTTGCCATCACGGTACCGGGCTTCAGGACAGGTCGCCAATATCCAGGCCACGTTGCCAAGAGACACCTCGTCTCCCACCAGCTGGAACTGCTCGACCGCACGGCCGCAATTGCGCTCTACTCCGTCACCGCCGGCAGCATAAATAAAACCGAGGCGAAAATTGGCCCAGCGCTCACCACGCAGGCTCATTTGCAAATACCAATGTTCGGCTTCGGCAAGATTGCGCGCTACCAGCTGGCCTTCAAAGCGCAAGTCGGCCAGTGTCTGTTGCGCCTTGGCGTGTCCCTGACTGGCTGCACGGCCAATCCACTCCAATCCCAGTTCAGGCGCCTTATCCACGTAACGACCGGAGACATACATGAGCCCCAGCAAAAACTGGGCATCGGCATCATCCTGCACTGCACGCATCTCAATGTGCAACAACTTACCAGCAGCCTGGTCACTATCGGGTCTGGGCAATGAAAACGCCTGTGCCGATCCCATATTCAATAACAGCACGGTGGCCGCAGTCACAACTTGCCAGTACTTCACAACTTGGCTCCTTATGCAATTTCCCATGAGTTAGCCAGAAAACCCCCGTTATGTCGAGTATCAAAAGGTACCGCCAAGCTGACCAGCCCGCCATGATATCGGGCTGTTGACCTCTATTCATGATGACGTATGTTAAAAACAATAAGCAGCTCACAAAGCGGCAACAGCAGATGTGACCTGGTCGGCAGACTGGCCGATTATCCAAAGGTCCCATGCGGTATTTGTTGACATGACCGAGTAAACCACCAAAATAAACCATTAATTTTGATGTGTAATTGCGTACATTCGGTTGTTCTGAATTTCGATCTGCATCATGGTTTGACCAGATGCATTGACGTAGAATGTTTATTTAGAACGACCTTACTTAAGTTTTTTCATGCGAGGAACACGGGCATGGCACTGATTGGCAAACCGAAACCCGATCCAACTCTGGAATGGTTTTTATCCCACTGTCATATTCACAAGTATCCGGCCAAGAGCACTCTGATCCACGCCGGTGAAGACTCAGACACCCTCTACTACATAGTAAAAGGTTCTGTCGCAGTTCTTATCAAGGACGAGGAAGGCAAGGAAATGATCCTCTCCTACCTTAACCAAGGCGACTTTATCGGCGAACTGGGCCTGTTTGAAGAACAAGCAGAGCGTACCGCCTGGGTTCGCGCCAAGCAGGCTTGTGAAATTGCTGAAATTTCTTACAAGAAATTCAAGCAACTGATCCAGGTTAACCCAGAGATCCTGATGAAGCTTGCAGCACAGATGTCCGTCCGTTTGCAAAGCACCAGCCAGAAAGTAGGCGATTTGGCCTTCCTGGATGTGGCTGGTCGTATCGCCCAGACACTGCTGCATCTGGCCCGTCAGCCAGACGCCATGACCCACCCCGACGGCATGCAAATCAAAATCACCCGTCAGGAAATTGGTCAGATCGTTGGCTGCTCCCGCGAAACCGTGGGTCGCATCCTAAAAATGCTTGAAGAACAAAATCTTATTCAGGCACACGGCAAAACCATCGTGGTGTACGGCACCCGCTAACTCTGCCTTCAGCTTGTCTTAAGTCAGCTCCGGTAAAGTGGCTCCCGATCTATCCGGAGCCACTTTTTCTTATGAGGAGCATGTATGTCGCGCTGGCTGCCATTAGGCATCATCCTTACATCCATGCTTCACCAGGGAGAGGTGGCTGCTTCGGTTGTCGAGCTTGAGCATTATCAGGCCACGCAATTGGTCAGTTCGGGCCAGATCCTTTCTCTCGACGCTACCCTGCAGCGGGTCGCCGCACATTGCCAGGGTAACCTCCTTGATGCCCATCTGTTTCAAGAGGGTGACAAGTGGCGCTACGATTTGCAGTTTGGCCTCCAACGTGGTCAGATAATCCATCTGAGCGTGGATGCCGCCAGCGGTGAGCTCAATCCTGATTCCACTTTGCCGGACGAATGCAAAAACCATGAAACTGCTACTCGTTGAAGACAATGCCATGCTGGTCAAGGAGCTGCAAAAACAGCTCAAACAGGCCGGCTTTGTCACCGATGTAACCGATAAGGTCGTTGACGCCGATTATCTCATCAAAGAAACCCAATACGACTGCGTGATTCTGGACATCGGCCTTCCCGATGGCAACGGTCTGACACTACTGGAAAAATGGCGTACCGAGGGTATTCATACCCCCGTGATCATGCTCACCGCCCGCAGCCAATGGCATGAGAAGGTGGAAGGCTTTAACGCCGGTGCCGATGACTACCTTGGTAAACCGTTCCACGCCCAGGAGTTGCTCGCCCGAATTCATGCGCTGATAAACCGCGCCCATGGCCGCCCTGCCAGCCCGGGAAAGCAGCTCAGC
This portion of the Shewanella amazonensis SB2B genome encodes:
- a CDS encoding phosphoribulokinase, which gives rise to MSAKYPIIAVTGSSGAGTTTTTTAFNHIFRQLDINAAYVEGDSFHRYTRAEMEVMIRKAKAENRDISYFGPEANDFGRLEKCFADYSATGQGETRSYLHTFDEAVPFNQMPGTFTQWRPLPADTDMLFYEGLHGGVVTNEHNVAEHVDLLIGMVPIVNLEWIQKIIRDTSERGHSREKVMNSIVRSMDDYINHMTPQFSRTHINFQRVPTVDTSNPFSAKAIPSLDESFVVIRFRGINNVDFPYYLSMLQGSFMSRMNTMVVPGGKMSLAMELILTPLIKALKEKREALHNGDNC
- a CDS encoding tetratricopeptide repeat protein, which gives rise to MKYWQVVTAATVLLLNMGSAQAFSLPRPDSDQAAGKLLHIEMRAVQDDADAQFLLGLMYVSGRYVDKAPELGLEWIGRAASQGHAKAQQTLADLRFEGQLVARNLAEAEHWYLQMSLRGERWANFRLGFIYAAGGDGVERNCGRAVEQFQLVGDEVSLGNVAWILATCPEARYRDGNKAVTLALKLLENDANDPTNLDNLAAAYAEQGDFNRAVAVQEKAISALELKKQADIKAEEFHQRLQHYQQGKPYREVIPLQP
- the crp gene encoding cAMP-activated global transcriptional regulator CRP; the protein is MALIGKPKPDPTLEWFLSHCHIHKYPAKSTLIHAGEDSDTLYYIVKGSVAVLIKDEEGKEMILSYLNQGDFIGELGLFEEQAERTAWVRAKQACEIAEISYKKFKQLIQVNPEILMKLAAQMSVRLQSTSQKVGDLAFLDVAGRIAQTLLHLARQPDAMTHPDGMQIKITRQEIGQIVGCSRETVGRILKMLEEQNLIQAHGKTIVVYGTR
- a CDS encoding PepSY domain-containing protein; amino-acid sequence: MSRWLPLGIILTSMLHQGEVAASVVELEHYQATQLVSSGQILSLDATLQRVAAHCQGNLLDAHLFQEGDKWRYDLQFGLQRGQIIHLSVDAASGELNPDSTLPDECKNHETATR
- a CDS encoding response regulator transcription factor, which produces MKLLLVEDNAMLVKELQKQLKQAGFVTDVTDKVVDADYLIKETQYDCVILDIGLPDGNGLTLLEKWRTEGIHTPVIMLTARSQWHEKVEGFNAGADDYLGKPFHAQELLARIHALINRAHGRPASPGKQLSYSGVVLDESQQTVQVGEQVHELTAMEFRLLKIFLLSPKKLLSKAQLTDKLYQFDDEKESNVVEVYVTHLRKKLGKTAIETRRGQGYIFHGLDA